From one Mesomycoplasma ovipneumoniae genomic stretch:
- the mgtE gene encoding magnesium transporter, translated as MQNFEPKSSLLIDLVNNKKINQVREYTNQKPLSEVAEEVSKFSQFQRLLFFRMLDTVTAGEIFTFFSPEIQSELVISLPNEMMNQLLDELYADEIVELLDEVPDNVAKRILRNIDPDTRKRVNQLLQYNSNQIGSFMSVDIVYLSNELTCAQAIEKIRKYKDISELVHYYYVVDSQKKMIGAATLEDIVFSDPNLNIEKIVFQVPFLVTTDKKEHAAEVFAKNDFSVLPVVNTAQRLIGMVTSDDIIDIVKEEATSDIYKLAGILPQEVEDSYLKTTIIQIVKSRVFWLIILMFGSTLSQFIIQKFTDAISENDSIKSIGLSSFITTIVSMIPVISGSAGNAGSQSATTIVRSISLKEINRSNFFSKVLLKEIGVGAIVGTVLMVLNFIRLVIYFTLSGEIKNSQIPENSISNLTIRDYVLIISFASSFSLLTVIIFSKILGAIIPMIAKATKRDPAVMSAPILATVTDSISTLIFFGVTIIIFLLL; from the coding sequence ATGCAAAATTTTGAACCAAAAAGTTCTTTGTTAATTGATTTAGTAAACAATAAAAAAATTAATCAAGTCCGTGAATACACAAACCAAAAACCACTTTCAGAAGTAGCTGAAGAAGTATCTAAATTTAGTCAGTTTCAGCGTCTTTTATTTTTTAGAATGCTAGACACCGTTACAGCCGGCGAAATTTTTACCTTTTTTTCACCTGAAATTCAATCAGAATTAGTCATCAGTTTGCCAAATGAGATGATGAATCAACTTCTTGATGAACTTTATGCTGATGAAATTGTTGAGCTTTTAGATGAAGTTCCTGATAATGTTGCTAAACGAATTTTGCGTAATATTGATCCAGATACAAGAAAAAGGGTTAACCAACTTTTACAATATAATTCAAATCAAATCGGCTCTTTTATGTCCGTTGATATTGTTTATCTTTCAAATGAATTAACTTGTGCCCAAGCGATTGAAAAAATCCGTAAATATAAAGATATTTCTGAACTTGTGCATTATTATTATGTTGTTGATTCGCAAAAAAAAATGATTGGCGCTGCGACACTTGAAGATATAGTTTTTTCTGATCCTAATTTAAATATTGAAAAAATAGTTTTTCAAGTTCCTTTTTTAGTAACAACTGACAAAAAAGAGCATGCCGCTGAAGTTTTCGCTAAAAATGATTTTTCCGTTTTACCAGTTGTAAATACCGCCCAAAGATTAATTGGGATGGTTACAAGTGATGATATTATTGACATTGTTAAAGAAGAAGCAACAAGTGATATTTATAAATTAGCCGGAATTTTACCGCAAGAAGTTGAGGATTCTTATCTTAAAACCACAATAATCCAGATTGTTAAATCCCGTGTTTTTTGACTAATAATTTTAATGTTTGGTTCAACCTTGTCGCAATTTATTATTCAAAAATTCACTGATGCAATTAGCGAAAATGATTCAATTAAATCAATTGGCCTTTCATCTTTTATTACCACAATTGTTTCAATGATCCCGGTAATTTCTGGATCGGCCGGAAATGCTGGTTCCCAATCAGCAACAACAATTGTCCGCTCGATTTCATTAAAGGAAATTAATCGTTCTAACTTTTTTTCTAAGGTTCTTTTAAAAGAAATTGGCGTTGGAGCTATTGTTGGCACAGTTTTGATGGTTCTTAACTTTATACGGTTAGTAATTTATTTTACTCTCTCAGGTGAGATTAAAAACTCGCAAATTCCCGAAAATTCAATTTCAAATTTAACGATTCGCGATTATGTTTTAATTATTTCTTTTGCCTCATCATTTTCACTTTTAACTGTAATTATTTTTTCTAAAATTCTTGGCGCAATAATTCCAATGATTGCAAAAGCAACAAAAAGAGATCCTGCTGTTATGTCAGCGCCAATTTTAGCAACTGTAACAGATTCAATCTCTACTTTAATATTTTTTGGTGTAACAATTATTATTTTTTTATTATTGTAG
- a CDS encoding fructose-specific PTS transporter subunit EIIC, with protein sequence MSIFSKDFIFLDQDLNSKEEVFEFIAQKAVNLGIGTEKNKIFDDLLARENEISTGLESNFAIPHAQSSAIEKPALLFLSLKSGLDWQNFDDSKAKFIFCILLPKSGFEQNQVEILAKVARIILNPEIKEIILSKDENVIFNSISKFIFEKDQVENHETNSQKIPINAKKVVGITSCTVGIAHTYLAAEKLEMGLKQNGYIPKIETRGSVGPKNVLTKEDIEEAEFVIVASDLEIDSSIFDQKKVYFTSTKAAIHETEDVIQKAKKAPILHNKQKKQTQNQENRTSIVKHIITGISYMIPYVVFGGIMIALSLGIGKAIYGNAEAAPKGDFLWWMLEIGVIAFKLMIGVLGGYIAYSIAGRAALAPGFIVATVGNTNDLFYGIGGISVQTPMGFIGAVIFGILVGYSVKYINSLKIQKSLSAILPIFVIPIGVSLFWSLIVIFLIGAPIGWVLDKLIAGLKHVFENKDGIGIGVAFLLGLLLGGMAGFDMGGPVNKVAFLTSTALVSTQVYEPMGMMAAAIPVAPIGMGITTLIWRRKFTKEEKSLGLSAIIMGFIGISEGAIPFAIADPKRVISANVIGSAVAGGLAGLLAVTNQAGHGGPIVAILGAVGSIKHGIGLGIAFFFLSVIVGSFTTALIYGLWKDRNFNIFSNLTRKNHKKGAK encoded by the coding sequence ATGAGTATTTTTTCTAAAGATTTTATTTTTTTAGACCAAGATCTTAATTCAAAAGAAGAAGTTTTTGAATTTATTGCTCAAAAAGCAGTCAATCTTGGAATTGGAACTGAAAAAAATAAAATCTTTGACGATCTTTTGGCTCGTGAAAATGAAATCTCTACTGGACTTGAGTCAAATTTTGCAATCCCTCATGCTCAAAGTAGCGCTATTGAAAAACCGGCGCTGCTGTTTTTAAGTCTAAAATCTGGGCTTGATTGGCAAAATTTTGATGATTCTAAGGCAAAATTTATTTTTTGCATTTTGCTGCCAAAGTCTGGTTTTGAACAAAATCAAGTTGAAATTTTGGCAAAAGTTGCACGAATTATTCTTAATCCCGAAATTAAAGAAATAATTTTATCCAAAGATGAAAATGTTATTTTTAATAGCATTTCAAAGTTTATTTTTGAAAAAGACCAAGTGGAAAATCACGAGACAAATTCACAAAAAATTCCCATAAATGCAAAAAAAGTTGTTGGAATCACATCTTGTACCGTTGGAATTGCTCACACTTATTTAGCAGCTGAAAAATTAGAAATGGGACTAAAACAAAATGGCTATATCCCTAAAATTGAAACTCGAGGGTCAGTTGGTCCTAAAAATGTTTTAACAAAAGAAGATATTGAAGAGGCCGAATTTGTCATAGTTGCCAGTGATCTTGAAATTGACAGCTCAATTTTTGACCAAAAAAAGGTCTATTTTACAAGCACTAAAGCCGCAATCCATGAAACTGAAGATGTAATCCAAAAAGCAAAAAAAGCACCAATTTTACATAATAAACAAAAAAAACAAACGCAAAATCAGGAAAATCGAACTAGCATTGTTAAACATATTATCACCGGAATTTCATACATGATTCCTTATGTTGTCTTTGGTGGAATTATGATCGCCCTTTCGCTAGGAATTGGAAAAGCCATTTATGGTAATGCTGAGGCAGCCCCAAAAGGTGATTTTCTCTGATGAATGCTCGAAATTGGGGTAATTGCCTTTAAATTAATGATCGGTGTTTTAGGTGGATACATTGCCTACTCAATTGCCGGACGGGCCGCACTTGCTCCAGGATTTATTGTTGCAACTGTCGGTAATACGAACGATTTATTTTATGGAATTGGCGGAATTTCTGTTCAAACACCGATGGGATTTATTGGCGCAGTAATTTTTGGAATTCTTGTTGGTTACAGTGTTAAATACATTAACTCACTAAAAATCCAAAAATCTTTAAGTGCAATTTTACCAATTTTTGTAATTCCAATTGGAGTCAGTCTATTTTGATCTTTAATCGTAATTTTCTTAATTGGGGCTCCTATTGGTTGAGTGCTTGACAAATTAATCGCTGGATTAAAGCATGTTTTTGAAAACAAAGACGGAATTGGGATTGGTGTTGCCTTTCTTTTAGGTCTTTTACTTGGTGGAATGGCCGGATTTGACATGGGTGGCCCAGTAAATAAGGTTGCTTTTTTAACTTCAACCGCTCTTGTTTCAACTCAAGTTTATGAACCAATGGGAATGATGGCAGCAGCAATACCGGTTGCACCAATTGGAATGGGAATTACAACCTTAATTTGACGTAGAAAATTTACAAAAGAAGAAAAATCACTTGGACTTTCAGCAATAATAATGGGGTTTATTGGAATTTCTGAAGGTGCTATTCCTTTTGCAATCGCTGATCCAAAACGGGTAATTAGTGCTAATGTTATTGGTTCAGCAGTTGCTGGTGGACTTGCTGGACTTCTTGCTGTTACAAATCAAGCCGGACATGGGGGACCAATTGTTGCAATTCTTGGTGCTGTTGGTTCAATAAAACACGGAATTGGTCTTGGAATTGCCTTTTTCTTTTTGTCAGTTATTGTCGGAAGTTTTACTACCGCACTAATTTATGGACTTTGAAAGGATCGTAACTTTAATATTTTTAGCAATTTAACCCGAAAAAATCACAAAAAAGGAGCTAAATAA
- a CDS encoding PQ-loop domain-containing transporter, translating to MTYITIIGWIAASLTSIIGLPLVINTFLAKKPPKVSLLSWWIYYLGIFGFALLGFAIRDLQVFIPQVFSGLSTFIFLAQIYIFKAKTTRRQLINFSFLSFALTVFLLIVLLGIFFWANISLGNLVFYAKYLGIFAGFCVNIAFLPQTLLGIKNKTTKFIPLTFLLNLFLLNFAWLIYFFLQFVIEKNDVYLPSFIFQIIGFLISTIQLVAYFYQIKQQKKPFKINWI from the coding sequence ATGACATATATAACAATAATTGGTTGAATTGCAGCTTCTTTAACTTCGATAATCGGTTTACCTTTAGTAATAAATACTTTTTTAGCAAAAAAACCACCAAAAGTTTCATTATTAAGCTGATGAATTTACTATTTGGGAATTTTTGGATTTGCACTTTTAGGCTTTGCAATTCGTGATTTACAAGTTTTTATTCCGCAAGTATTTAGCGGACTTTCTACTTTTATCTTTTTAGCTCAAATTTATATTTTTAAAGCAAAAACAACAAGAAGACAACTAATAAATTTTAGTTTTTTGTCTTTTGCATTAACAGTTTTTCTACTGATTGTACTACTTGGAATTTTCTTTTGGGCCAACATTTCTTTAGGAAATCTTGTTTTTTATGCTAAATATCTCGGAATTTTTGCCGGATTTTGCGTAAATATTGCCTTTTTACCACAAACTTTGTTAGGTATTAAAAACAAAACAACTAAATTTATCCCACTTACTTTTTTGCTAAATTTATTTCTCTTAAACTTTGCTTGACTGATCTACTTTTTCTTGCAATTTGTTATTGAAAAAAATGACGTTTACCTTCCGTCATTCATTTTTCAAATTATTGGTTTCTTGATTTCGACAATCCAACTTGTTGCTTATTTTTATCAAATCAAACAACAGAAAAAACCATTTAAAATTAATTGAATTTAA
- a CDS encoding phosphoglycerate kinase produces the protein MIPTYKTKKFIDEIKFFNKKVLLRVDFNVPILEGKITSTKRITASLKTIEKIVTDGGKLIILSHLGRVKTPEDLKKKSLRIVAEELAKISQKEVKFVGQNHGKEVEEAINQLENGQILVLENTRFQDLENKAESKNNPELGKYWASLGDVFINDAFGTLHRAHASNVGIATHIKESAIGYLVKEELDALSKIVFEPQKPFYAIVGGAKISDKIGIISTLLEKADKVLIGGGMGYTFKKALGYKIGKSIVEEDKIELALSLIKKYNDKLILPLDAALSETFEDVAPVYNEKNPLEIPDHLEGLDIGPMTIKLFESHLKDAKTILWNGTLGVAEFSNFATGTREIAKVISKLENCYSVIGGGDSVAAIEAEKLGDAFSHVSTGGGASISFIEKGDLIGLGPIQEKA, from the coding sequence ATGATACCAACCTATAAAACTAAAAAATTTATTGATGAAATTAAATTTTTTAATAAAAAAGTTCTTTTACGTGTTGATTTTAATGTTCCAATTCTTGAAGGGAAAATTACTTCAACAAAAAGAATTACCGCGAGTTTAAAAACCATTGAGAAAATTGTTACTGATGGTGGTAAACTTATAATTTTATCACACCTTGGTAGGGTTAAAACCCCTGAAGATTTGAAAAAAAAGTCGCTACGAATTGTTGCCGAAGAATTAGCTAAAATTTCACAAAAAGAAGTCAAATTTGTTGGGCAAAACCATGGCAAAGAAGTTGAAGAAGCAATTAATCAACTTGAAAACGGACAAATTTTAGTGCTTGAAAACACAAGATTCCAAGATCTTGAAAACAAAGCTGAATCAAAAAATAATCCAGAACTTGGAAAATATTGAGCTTCATTAGGTGATGTTTTTATAAATGACGCCTTTGGGACACTTCACCGTGCTCATGCATCCAATGTCGGAATTGCAACTCACATCAAAGAGTCAGCAATCGGTTATCTTGTAAAAGAAGAACTTGATGCACTGTCAAAAATTGTTTTTGAACCACAAAAGCCTTTTTATGCAATTGTTGGTGGGGCAAAAATTTCTGACAAAATTGGGATAATTTCCACTCTACTTGAAAAAGCTGACAAAGTTTTAATTGGTGGAGGAATGGGTTATACATTCAAAAAAGCCCTTGGATACAAAATTGGAAAGTCAATTGTTGAAGAAGACAAAATTGAATTAGCCCTAAGTTTGATTAAAAAGTACAATGATAAATTAATTTTACCGCTTGATGCTGCTTTGTCTGAAACATTTGAAGATGTAGCCCCAGTTTATAACGAAAAAAATCCACTTGAAATTCCAGATCACCTTGAAGGTTTAGATATTGGCCCAATGACTATTAAATTATTTGAATCACATTTAAAAGATGCAAAAACTATTTTGTGAAATGGGACTCTTGGTGTTGCTGAGTTTTCTAATTTTGCCACCGGAACTCGTGAAATTGCAAAAGTAATTTCAAAACTTGAAAATTGCTACAGCGTAATTGGTGGTGGCGATTCAGTTGCCGCAATTGAAGCTGAAAAATTAGGTGATGCTTTTAGTCATGTTTCAACTGGTGGTGGTGCTTCAATTAGTTTTATTGAAAAAGGCGATCTAATCGGTCTAGGCCCAATTCAGGAAAAAGCCTAA
- a CDS encoding MurR/RpiR family transcriptional regulator, with protein sequence MKSVFFDEKIVESLTKTEKIIIKLAEENPQFFYQSNLKSLANKTQSSITLISNLAKKLSFSSFKEMQFHVYYLFLNSEQISNKVKNQQKTDKNKLIIEQLYKYYHNSLVQTLELVDLEKIQDFARKIIESKKIFIYGAGSSSIGASELAINLQKLGLNSVSFRDFHNFLLVSVQSQALKILFSKSCKTKEINFVIKKFIENNDNFIVITAKKQIDIPKKNLIFYQTLEQKNRFISISSKINQQFISDVIFFSVANLISEQYEENYKKNLEILKEWNE encoded by the coding sequence ATGAAAAGTGTTTTCTTTGACGAAAAAATTGTTGAATCTCTAACTAAAACTGAAAAAATTATTATTAAATTGGCAGAAGAAAATCCACAATTTTTCTATCAGTCCAATCTAAAATCATTAGCAAATAAAACCCAATCTTCAATAACGCTCATTTCAAATTTAGCAAAAAAGTTAAGCTTTTCTAGTTTTAAAGAAATGCAGTTTCATGTTTATTATTTATTCCTTAATTCAGAACAAATTTCAAATAAAGTAAAAAACCAGCAAAAAACCGATAAAAACAAGCTAATTATCGAACAACTTTATAAATATTATCATAATTCACTAGTTCAAACATTAGAACTTGTTGATCTTGAAAAAATCCAGGATTTTGCCCGTAAAATTATCGAGAGCAAAAAAATTTTTATTTATGGGGCTGGTTCTTCTTCAATTGGGGCCAGCGAACTAGCGATTAATTTGCAAAAATTAGGGCTAAATTCAGTTAGTTTTCGTGATTTTCATAATTTTTTATTAGTTAGTGTTCAATCTCAAGCGCTAAAAATTTTGTTTTCAAAATCTTGTAAAACAAAAGAAATTAATTTTGTTATTAAAAAGTTTATTGAAAATAACGACAATTTTATTGTAATAACAGCAAAAAAACAAATCGATATTCCCAAAAAAAATTTAATTTTTTACCAAACACTCGAGCAAAAAAACCGTTTTATTTCGATCTCATCGAAAATTAACCAACAATTTATTTCTGATGTTATTTTTTTCAGTGTTGCTAATTTAATTTCTGAGCAATATGAAGAAAATTACAAGAAAAACCTTGAAATTCTTAAAGAATGAAACGAGTAG
- a CDS encoding diadenylate cyclase, which yields MDLDIVVLIISALTLVLGLFFAVFFIYNHIKTLHKNKVNRSFVDLGISTQRKIVYELYFAVKYLSKNKVGAIITLQRNILLDSLRTDGVKIDSLINSSLLIAIFQKSSPLHDGAVIIVDDRILYASTYFSVSESTLEDRYGARHRAALGISEVSDSITVVVSEQSGEVVIVRDANFFKVTNLETFTEVLTKELNSSQTNTAKK from the coding sequence ATGGATTTAGATATTGTTGTTTTGATAATTTCAGCGTTAACCCTAGTTTTAGGTCTTTTTTTTGCAGTTTTTTTTATTTACAATCATATAAAAACACTGCATAAAAACAAGGTTAATCGTAGTTTTGTTGATTTAGGCATATCTACGCAAAGAAAAATAGTTTATGAACTTTATTTTGCAGTTAAATATTTATCCAAAAATAAAGTCGGTGCAATTATCACTTTGCAACGTAATATTCTTCTTGATAGTCTCCGTACTGACGGGGTAAAAATTGATTCCTTAATAAATTCCTCGCTTTTAATCGCTATTTTTCAAAAAAGTTCGCCATTGCATGATGGGGCAGTTATTATTGTTGATGACCGAATTTTGTATGCCTCTACATATTTTTCGGTTTCTGAATCAACACTTGAAGACCGATATGGCGCCCGCCACCGGGCTGCTTTAGGTATTTCTGAGGTTTCTGATTCAATAACAGTTGTTGTTTCAGAACAAAGTGGTGAGGTTGTGATTGTTCGTGATGCAAATTTTTTTAAGGTTACAAATCTTGAAACTTTTACTGAAGTTTTAACAAAAGAACTAAATTCAAGTCAAACAAATACTGCTAAAAAATAA
- a CDS encoding HAD family hydrolase codes for MVKKLIFSDIDGTLYCGDFSVDKETIDFLKNNKDNFTLILNTGNPLGSRILQTAKLLEIRYVLTSNGALFSDLKEDKHTLIHGPISQKSQEFVFKIARDLDMQLNFWTSQKYFSFNFKEQNYSYFNYPLLDPENEVFFTDSPQKDVIKLELIGPSQALEKAYKLLEEDGDLEGVLINNISIEIGKKGTNKGSAVEFVAKSFGIDVQKTMTIGDSPNDISMLEKTNFSYAMANGYEIVKKTAKLNTSACDQQGLVYAIKDFLYRTKFD; via the coding sequence ATGGTTAAAAAATTAATATTTAGTGATATTGACGGAACTCTTTATTGCGGTGATTTTTCCGTTGATAAGGAAACAATTGATTTTCTAAAAAATAATAAGGATAACTTTACCTTAATTTTAAATACAGGTAATCCTTTGGGCTCAAGAATTTTACAAACAGCAAAACTCTTAGAAATTCGTTATGTTTTGACATCTAATGGTGCTTTATTTAGTGATTTAAAAGAAGACAAACATACTTTAATTCACGGGCCAATTTCACAAAAATCACAAGAGTTTGTTTTTAAAATTGCCAGAGATTTAGATATGCAACTAAATTTTTGAACAAGTCAAAAATATTTTAGCTTTAATTTTAAAGAGCAAAATTATTCCTATTTTAACTACCCGCTTTTAGATCCTGAAAATGAGGTATTTTTTACTGATAGCCCACAAAAAGATGTAATAAAATTAGAACTAATTGGCCCAAGCCAAGCTTTAGAAAAGGCTTATAAATTATTAGAAGAAGATGGCGATCTTGAAGGGGTTTTAATTAATAACATAAGTATTGAAATTGGTAAAAAGGGAACAAATAAAGGAAGTGCTGTTGAATTTGTCGCAAAAAGTTTTGGAATTGATGTCCAAAAAACAATGACAATTGGTGATAGTCCTAATGATATTTCAATGCTTGAAAAAACTAATTTTTCTTATGCAATGGCAAATGGCTATGAAATTGTTAAAAAAACAGCAAAACTCAACACAAGCGCTTGCGATCAACAAGGGCTAGTTTATGCAATTAAAGACTTTTTATATCGAACAAAATTTGACTAA